A region of Saccharomyces kudriavzevii IFO 1802 strain IFO1802 genome assembly, chromosome: 14 DNA encodes the following proteins:
- the MRPL10 gene encoding mitochondrial 54S ribosomal protein uL15m (similar to Saccharomyces cerevisiae MRPL10 (YNL284C); ancestral locus Anc_3.77), translating into MMLTDTAVKNVLFRGLFKSPVLGFQHCRYVSILGQLKPSGGSTKSFKRLGRGPSSGLGKTSGRGQKGQKARGKVKSWFEGGQTPIYKLFPKIGFTNPNTRPLKELNLERIQWFHDKNRLDLQPGEVLDMNKMKKLGLVTGPIKNGVKILASGKFLYNLPITIEASRASAKAIDAIEKAGGKFTARYYTPLSLRAHLNPQWFLEKRGRLPLQPRPIKRRDIDFYSKEEKRGYLVMEKDKLLQDIKNAQKNGSRHFLKQNLRKSALELELEKLSPEHASVPVISSSKVMNIKALNH; encoded by the coding sequence ATGATGTTGACAGACACAGCGGTCAAGAATGTTCTTTTCCGAGGTCTATTTAAATCGCCAGTGTTGGGTTTTCAACACTGTCGCTATGTCTCTATCTTGGGACAATTGAAGCCATCAGGTGGTTCTACAAAGTCTTTCAAAAGACTTGGCCGTGGTCCGTCTAGTGGTTTGGGTAAGACATCTGGGCGTGGTCAAAAGGGTCAAAAGGCACGTGGTAAAGTGAAATCGTGGTTTGAAGGTGGTCAAACCCCGATTTATAAGCTATTCCCTAAAATTGGGTTCACGAATCCGAATACCAGACCTTTAAAGGAACTAAACTTGGAACGTATCCAATGGTTTCATGATAAGAATAGGCTGGACCTACAACCGGGTGAGGTTTTAGATATGAAtaagatgaaaaaacttGGCTTGGTCACTGGTCCTATAAAAAATGGTGTTAAAATTCTGGCTAGTGGGAAGTTCCTCTACAATCTACCGATCACTATTGAGGCTTCGAGGGCATCCGCAAAGGCTATTGATGCCATTGAAAAAGCTGGAGGTAAGTTTACGGCACGTTATTACACACCACTGAGTTTAAGAGCACATCTCAATCCCCAGTGGTTTTTagagaaaagaggaagattaCCCCTGCAGCCAAGACCTATTAAAAGAAGGGACATTGATTTTTATAgtaaagaggaaaaacgAGGCTATTTGGTAATGGAAAAGGACAAACTTTTGCAAGATATCAAGAATGCTCAAAAGAATGGTTCAAGACATTTCCTGAAACAGAACTTAAGAAAGAGCGCATTAGAACTGGAACTAGAAAAGCTGTCTCCAGAGCATGCTTCCGTGCCCGTCATATCTAGTTCTAAGGTCATGAATATCAAGGCTTTGAACCActag
- the CUS2 gene encoding U2 snRNP complex subunit CUS2 (similar to Saccharomyces cerevisiae CUS2 (YNL286W); ancestral locus Anc_3.74) has product MDAEELELKGQLKNLKQQELLRRKQSKENNTRKREVEYKNSSKSSSVYISGLPTDRITKDELTKQFSKYGKIRINRDEEPLCKLYVNDEGVPKGDALIIYSKEESVTLAVDMMDESIFLGNKIRVEKAQFEDRGSENMDKKESSLKELDECEPPTKKPKQTNFSRAEDVIDYNDDESLAKADRTVVFANVFNIYKEYTPDDITDIQDDLLGGCEEIGQVDGLSVSPSKGEATVLFKKSKDALRCCKIMTGRYFDGQKLLVFIIGDENAPETNDENEESDVEDDLI; this is encoded by the coding sequence ATGGATGCTGAAGAATTAGAATTGAAAGGgcaactgaaaaatttgaaacaGCAAGAATTGCTTAGAAGAAAGCAGTCAAAAGAGAATAACACTCGAAAAAGAGAAGtagaatataaaaatagtTCGAAAAGTTCTTCAGTGTATATTTCGGGCCTTCCCACGGACAGGATAACGAAGGATGAACTTACGAAGCAGTTTTCCAAGTATGGAAAGATAAGAATTAATCGAGATGAGGAACCACTTTGTAAGTTATACGTGAATGATGAAGGTGTTCCCAAAGGAGATGCTTTGATTATCTATtctaaagaagaaagtgtTACATTAGCAGTCGATATGATGGAcgaatcaatttttttaggGAACAAGATCAGAGTAGAAAAAGCCCAGTTTGAAGACAGAGGCAGTGAGAATATggacaagaaagaaagtaGTTTAAAGGAGCTGGATGAATGCGAACCGCCAACAAAAAAGccaaaacaaacaaatttCTCAAGGGCGGAGGATGTTATAGATTataatgacgatgaaaGCCTGGCGAAAGCTGATCGAACTGTGGTGTTTGCCAATGTATTCAATATATACAAAGAATACACGCCTGATGACATCACTGATATCCAAGATGATCTTTTAGGTGGTTGTGAAGAGATAGGTCAGGTAGACGGTCTTTCGGTATCTCCGAGTAAAGGAGAAGCGActgttcttttcaaaaaaagtaaagatGCACTAAGGTGTTGCAAAATCATGACTGGACGTTATTTTGATGGCCAAAAACTGCTTGTATTCATAATAGGTGACGAGAATGCTCCAGAAACAAATGACGAGAATGAGGAGAGCGATGTCGAGGATGATCTCATATAG